The proteins below come from a single Aegilops tauschii subsp. strangulata cultivar AL8/78 chromosome 6, Aet v6.0, whole genome shotgun sequence genomic window:
- the LOC109734165 gene encoding auxin response factor 5, protein MPFIKVHKRGVISRSIDIGRFSGYGELNQALAHMFGIEGQLEERQTKGWTCLYQDDEGDFLLLGDGPWEEFVISIKSILIMSPQEVDQKCLQKLGGGLASRL, encoded by the exons ATGCCATTCATTAAG GTGCACAAACGTGGGGTTATAAGCCGCTCCATTGACATCGGTAGGTTCTCTGGATACGGAGAATTGAATCAAGCTTTGGCCCACATGTTTGGTATCGAAGGGCAACTCGAAGAACGACAGACTAAAGGTTGGACGTGTCTCTACCAGGATGATGAGGGTGACTTCCTACTTCTCGGTGATGGCCCATGGGA GGAGTTTGTGATCAGCATCAAGTCCATTCTGATCATGTCACCTCAAGAGGTTGACCAGAAGTGTCTGCAGAAGCTGGGTGGTGGTTTAGCATCAAGGCTGTAG
- the LOC109734176 gene encoding mitochondrial import inner membrane translocase subunit TIM22-4 isoform X1: MASPEPSAGGDAASQSAAVQPLQLPTPEEIKGQEMMNNCAVRSVLSGVMAVERLLFGGAPLSAPPPHHLHYQLFLLAPGGGLGVLMGLFFGALENPIMSEEMTARQQIVYQAKQMGRKSMSHAKTFAVMGLIFSAAECVVEKARAKHDITNSAVAGCVTGGALAAKGGPQATCIGCVGFGAFSVAIEKFMERHT, translated from the exons ATGGCTTCCCCGGAGCCATCGGCGGGCGGCGATGCGGCCAGCCAGAGTGCTGCGGTGCAGCCGCTCCAGCTGCCAACGCCGGAGGAGATCAAGGGGCAGGAGATGATGAACAACTGCGCCGTCCGGAGCGTCCTCAGTGGTGTCATGG CAGTAGAAAGGTTGCTGTTTGGCGGTGCGCCCCTCTCTGcccccccaccccaccacctccACTATCAATTATTCCTTTTAGCACCGG GAGGTGGTCTTGGTGTACTTATGGGACTATTTTTTGGAGCTTTGGAAAATCCAATAATGTCAGAGGAGATGACAGCAAGGCAACAAATAGTCTACCAGGCAAAACAGATGGGTAGGAAAAGTATGAGCCATGCTAAGACCTTTGCAGTAATGGGCTTGATTTTTTCTGCAGCTGAATGTGTCGTAGAGAAG GCTCGGGCAAAGCATGACATTACCAATTCGGCAGTAGCTGGCTGTGTCACAGGAGGGGCTTTAGCTGCAAAAG GTGGCCCTCAAGCTACATGTATCGGGTGCGTGGGTTTTGGTGCCTTCTCTGTGGCGATTGAGAAGTTCATGGAACGGCATACTTGA
- the LOC109734176 gene encoding mitochondrial import inner membrane translocase subunit TIM22-4 isoform X2: MASPEPSAGGDAASQSAAVQPLQLPTPEEIKGQEMMNNCAVRSVLSGVMGGGLGVLMGLFFGALENPIMSEEMTARQQIVYQAKQMGRKSMSHAKTFAVMGLIFSAAECVVEKARAKHDITNSAVAGCVTGGALAAKGGPQATCIGCVGFGAFSVAIEKFMERHT, translated from the exons ATGGCTTCCCCGGAGCCATCGGCGGGCGGCGATGCGGCCAGCCAGAGTGCTGCGGTGCAGCCGCTCCAGCTGCCAACGCCGGAGGAGATCAAGGGGCAGGAGATGATGAACAACTGCGCCGTCCGGAGCGTCCTCAGTGGTGTCATGG GAGGTGGTCTTGGTGTACTTATGGGACTATTTTTTGGAGCTTTGGAAAATCCAATAATGTCAGAGGAGATGACAGCAAGGCAACAAATAGTCTACCAGGCAAAACAGATGGGTAGGAAAAGTATGAGCCATGCTAAGACCTTTGCAGTAATGGGCTTGATTTTTTCTGCAGCTGAATGTGTCGTAGAGAAG GCTCGGGCAAAGCATGACATTACCAATTCGGCAGTAGCTGGCTGTGTCACAGGAGGGGCTTTAGCTGCAAAAG GTGGCCCTCAAGCTACATGTATCGGGTGCGTGGGTTTTGGTGCCTTCTCTGTGGCGATTGAGAAGTTCATGGAACGGCATACTTGA